A window from Culex pipiens pallens isolate TS chromosome 3, TS_CPP_V2, whole genome shotgun sequence encodes these proteins:
- the LOC120427038 gene encoding uncharacterized protein LOC120427038: protein MESEVSAESLLRSSVMDTSWGSQVMEIGYTLRAARTTCWRPGDIGAECGQDYFVDSGRSGKVQARAEFGKFKVPKKAQFDLVILVELHGFSDGKGSGVSTGAA from the coding sequence ATGGAATCGGAAGTTTCGGCCGAATCGCTGCTGCGGTCGTCCGTAATGGACACTTCCTGGGGCAGTCAGGTGATGGAGATCGGCTACACGTTGAGGGCTGCAAGAACCACCTGCTGGCGGCCGGGAGATATCGGCGCAGAATGTGGCCAAGATTATTTCGTCGATAGCGGACGGAGCGGGAAAGTTCAAGCGCGAGCGGAGTTCGGAAAGTTCAAGGTCCCGAAGAAGGCCCAATTCGATCTGGTCATCCTAGTGGAGCTGCACGGGTTTAGTGATGGCAAGGGATCCGGAGTGTCGACCGGTGCCGCCTAG